TGGTGTCTGCTGGAGAGAAAGGCTTCGTGATAGCCAAGGTCAACGGAATCTTCGTCTGTAGCTGCTACGTCACCCCGAGGTGGTCTCTAGAGAGGTCCGGCATCATGATGGACAAAATCGTTGAAGGTCTCACGGGCAGGAGACACTGGCCGCGATATGGATTACAGGTAGTCACCAAGAACTACGGTGTTGGTGTCTGCTGCTGGAGAGAAAGGCTTCATAATAGCTAAGGGTCAACGGATTCTTCTTCTGTAGCTACTAAGCCACCCCGAGGTGGCGTCTGGAGAGGTTCGGCGTCATAATGGACAAAATCGTTGAAGGTCTCATGGGCAGGAGCCTCATAGTCATAGGCGTCGACTTTAACGCGTGAGCCGTTGAATTGGGTGGTCGCCTTACAAACCCTAGGGGCCAGATTTTACTGGGAAGCTCTGGCAAAACTGAACGCAGACCTGGGGAATGCAGGCAATACAAGGACCTTCCACAGGAATGGGAGCGAGTCCATCATAGACGTTTCTTTCAGTAGTCCAGGCTGGACGAGCGACTGGAGGGTTATCGATGTGTTCACCGATAGCGGTCACTTTGCGGTTCGTTATCGTGTGGGTGAAAGTATGCGGGCAGGTAAAAGAGGTACGACAACAGGAGCACGCATCTGGAAGACAGcatgaggattccggcatattCCGTAATCGCCAACAAAAGTATAAATATGACCAACGAGggggactggaaacagtgagtgCCTCGGCAGGGGTTCGATACTTGGCTCGGTATTGTAGAACATCGTTAACGACGAACTACTGAGTTTGTGTCTCCCCATGGGAGTGAGACTTGTGAGATTCGTAGATGACATGGTTCTCCTGCCATCGGACCCATCAACCGAAGAAGTCCAGCTACTCGTCACTGTAGCGATTGAGAATGTGGAAAGTTGGATGCGTTCCAAGAGCTTACGTCTGGCgcaccacaagaccgagatggtgctgatcaccaacctaaTTTCAACACATTCAGGGACGATTGCATCTGGACCGTACGCAATCAaatccaagcgtgcgatcaaTTACCTGGGTGTGATGATCGACTaccggctgagctttacggcccacgtcgactacgcctgtaaAAGAGCGGCAATAGAGCAGCAGCCCTCTCACAGGCCATATCCCATGTGTTGTCCATGTTCGATgagcggaaacatgccagagaggcctcgatgtccaactggcagcaacAGTGGAACAGCTCGGAACGTAGCCgttggacccatcgcttgatccctaacgtcggattttggatggatcggagatatggagaggtggatttctgcatgacatagttcttgactggtcacggatgtttcATCCAGTACGACcttcggtttggacacgtggtttcgccattctgcccaacctgcggtgacacagttgagacaccagagcacgtagtgttcaactatCCGAGGATCAAAGAGATATGCACTAACATGTTTGCCGCCTGCGGACtggacacgacagccgacaacatcgtgcggaggatgtttGAGGATGCCAATATTTGGCACGTGGTCAGTGATACGTTCACctggatcatgactgccctgcagaggagttggaaccagcacctgTCCGCGACCTGGCAGAAAAgtatacaaagataagactctaccttctgtGTGTGCCGAGCTGCCTGTTACGTCGCAAGTCTGTGTGCaggatacctccaacgttaccgtcgtggagtatccgagtcgaacgcccctctgcgacggaggctgtggggaGAACACTCGACCTgttccgcagtcgaactcgtagggggaagagtattcacgtcgcggaatactctcgggtagagtggtctcacttcgccgtcggatgagccactcgagtcgggtaggatgacatcaccgtcgggattcatcttgTAATGGGGGTCTGTGTTTGCTGGTAAAGATAGGACTTGTACAGAACAGGGGTTTGAGTAGTTAAGGTTACTCAGTCCTTTGTAACGTGGATACAGACAGGCTAGTCGCAAGCGTTAGAAACTCGTACGTGTGATGTGACAGGCACGAGTCAAGGATATGCTGCTCTCATTTCGGAACACGGCGGCGGGCTAaaagcctagggttgccagccccaAAGTTGCAAGCCAAAGGAAGAATGAAGACCAGACCACGGTCGGATTAGAATGCCCCTTTGGCGTGTGGCATTCGAGTAGTGTTTGTTTGATCCTAGCATACAAAGATACGACTCTACCTTCTATTAGGTACGTCGTGAACGTTCTCTAGGATATCCCaacgccgcggagtatctgagtgaAACGCGCCCTTTACAATAGAAGCTGCGTGGGTATGACTTTACCTTCTTCACAGTTGAACTCGTAATGGGGAGAGTAATCAcgccgcggaatactctcgggtagagtgatTTCACGTCATCGGCGGGTGATtcattcgagtcggtgtaggatgattATATCGCCGGGAATTatccgagtagtttcgtaaaACCACGGACTTGAACTGTAACAGGCGCTTGTCCatgataagctgctctcgatcggaaCACGGCGAGCAAAGAGGAGGGGGCttcgagccaaaccaagcggaaCCAAAATCTCGATTCGTAAGAGAAAAGGtaattggtctcttgcagtggtctcgaacagaggcgggaCGCACCATAGTTGTggaaaccaagcgagcctcgagttacgagtaaaggccggaccacgagtcgtcagaggagaggtcctcAGGCTTGATTCATAACAAGAGgtagggtatatatgctggagtagTACGTAAAAACGGGTATTGCCGTTGAGCGctttgcgcgagtatggtctctCATCACGAGTATAGGTGGACATTATGGCGTAGGGGAACACAGTATCTAGAAtcgaccaattgcacccatggacccagagtagcatactggggacACGCGGTGGGTCGCCGTGCCTTGAAATGCAacccgtaaaaaggatttaccacctgcgTGATCAACTAAACagttaaaagttttaaacttttcaaaaccgAAGGACCGGTTCTGTAAGATCAAAGAAGTAATCACagtaaaagaaattaaaagaatAAGGAGTTCATGAaataagtgaaataaaaaatctttttgccCAGGATATGTTGAATGTTGCATGTTATACGGAAATAAGGATTTCGTCTGCCAATGAAATAACCAGTTATCAAAAAGCAATTGTCTGATTTTTACTGAAGAAGGTCATTttgataaacattaaattcaatagAAATTAAATCCAAATACATACCTCAATCCTGTTTCCGTCCAGATCCAGCTCCTGTAGACTCCATAGCTCCGCAAACACCGTATCACCGATAAAATCGATCGTATTGGAGGTCATCTTCAGAAACCGTAGATTCCCTAAGCCTTTGAAGATTTCCCTGGTTAAACGCGATATCTGATTTGACTCTAGTTTTAGCTCGTCTAGACTAGTAAGGTATAGGAAAACATCATCCCTCAGCATGGTCAAATTGTTGAAGTCCAAGTTGAGCCTCTTGAGTTGAGGCAAGTTAACGAGTGCTTCCTTATCTAGCTCGATGATTTCGTTCCGTTCCACGTTGATCTCTTCCAGAAATGGATGGTTGGCGAACGCAAATGGATGCACTATCCTGATTTGGTTTTTATGTAATGTGATGTTTCGTAGTTCGGTCAAATTGCCGAATGCGTAGTTAAGCAAATCAGGGATCATTCCGTATTCTATCGTGAGCTGTTTGAGATTCTTTAAAGTCATTATAACATCCGAAGGGATGTACGTAAGGTTTCCTATTTTTTGAACTGTTATCTTCAGTTGCTCCAGCGTATTTTGCGTTTGGAACGCTAACCAGTTGGGATCTTTTCGGGGCAAGTCTTTACTGAATATCCAACAGTTTGCTTTCTGAGCTTTGACATGGGTGTCGTCCGGACTGCAATGACATACCAGTTTCATTTCTCGATCCCCGGAACACAGATTCATCAGGGGCGAGGCTGCTTGGATCCCACTCGTCTGGAGCAAATTCTGTTGCGGGGATTTCACTTTTTTGGGCTCTTTTTCCCGATACCTACTTTCGGTGGGACTTGTGATTAGGCAGAGTAGTAGAACTACCAGCGCTATATGCCGGTAGATTTGGCGTGCGATCGTTGATGGGTTCATGGTGTTGGATCTGAAAATGGAAATTAAAGGACAAACATCAGTCAtcatgttttgcaaaaaaattctttattgaaAAGTAGGTATATGTATATGTACTTTAAAATTGCAATAAGAAATCTAGATAGACCACGTCACTTAATCTGAAAAGTACCAAGTATTTTGTCCAAGTATTGTCGAGATAACTATGAATGAGTGCTAggaaaaaactaaaagaaaaacacagaacatttttcaacttgtaAGCAATCAGATTCCCAACAGACAAACTCATTAGAAGTGAAAATGATGCTTGGAAAagacttgaaaaaaagttatttttaaaacttgatgagaaatgaaataccGTTATTACTTCCAAGAAGAAAAGTGTTGACGATAAATACAAGTCggtcaaaaatgttttgctaAACCGCCAATTTATCATTCGCTTGCAATATGTCCACCGACAGAAGTATCAATGAGGAGGAAAGAGTTTGCGTCAATAAATCATTCTCGAGTTTGGCGCACACCAAACAGCGTTGATGCAAGACGTTTGGTTGTCCGGGCACGAGAATTTAACCCAGTCAGATTCGAAGGAGCCAACATTTTAAAACTAAACGTGGTCATCGGGTCAAACAGTTTTTGTGGCTCCCAGCCGGAAGCACGTTTTCCCTCGTTACAGTTCCCTGTTCCCTGAACCAAgtggctgactgactgactggcggCAACGTCCGGGACTCGAGATAAtaattcatcattttcaacCCGTTTGTTGTTGTCCCATTAATGATGGGTGGCGGCTCCAGAGACATCATCCGGGACCGGACCGAACCAGGGAGAGCTTTGCCGGAAACTGACCGCCAGCTGTCCGTCAGTTTTAAACTCGTACCGGATGCGGTCGGATATGAAGATTGCAGGCAATGGTGAGGGATATTCTTCCAATTGGGTGCCGGCCATTGAGTGGTACGTCTTTTCGCCATCTGCAGAAATTCATTCGCAGAAAACGATTTGCGGTTTTGACGGTTTTCTGCTCAGTGTTTTTTTGGCATATATTCTTCCTTTCCTTGGGCTCCATAGAAGAACTTTGTATTGGGTGGCAGCTCGCCTTGTTCCGGCATCGGGATGTCCGGAGTACCCAAAGGATGGGGGTTTTCCGAATGCTTTCTTTTGGCTTGCTTCCGGGCATCCTTCACAATCATGAGAACCGAACCCGTCCGAAGTGGGTATTATTATTGGTCGGTAAGCAATCGGAAAGCGAAAAGGCAAACACATTCATCAAATCGGTATGATTTATGTGGAATTTCAATTGGAAACCGCAGAGCGAACGTACAGAGAGAGAACAGCCATATAAGGCCAACGTTGTGGCTTTCCTTCAACCGCAGCACGTCTATAGCATATATTCTTTTATACAAATATACATAGGGGAGCATGAGGATGTTTGATCCCTGATTCGActtgtatgaaaaatttaacacaatgtggcttgaaaatcttttcaattactttttaatatttcccgacatacaaaaaaaaattataatataaaatttaatccaatatgtcaatcgttggAGTATGATCCATAATCCCATAGTTTTAAAGCACTAGAAAACTCTCTttttttagtataaaatttcaaaatgtatgttttaggTTGAATTGGTCCCCAGAGTccggaaaaatatgtttttcttctGAATATATTTAGATACTTGCCAAGCACGAAAATACTAATATATTTCCAGTAACTAATGTTcatctaaaaattataaaaaaaaagctaaaaaatttgCTATTATCTATgaattagaaaattgcgcctttaattATGCATAATCGAAGTGTAGGAATAAAACTTTTAGATATTTCTTTGTTCgacacttataaactgtgaaatgagaactaatgtGGCCAAAAATAGTCGATGGAACTTTTATCGTTctatgttgtttgatttttgtcaaCGGTAAGGGCACCAAGAATGAAGAATGGAGTTTCCCATACAAAGGGTAAATTCAAcctaaaaaatatcacaatgtATTTTGTCCCACAACGATGTGTCTAGCTCATTTACGGGTTCATGTTTCGATCAAACTTTTGTAGCTTATTAATATGCtgtcagaaaatacaaaagacgacgagttgctaAATATTCCCAAACAGATTTGATGAATATAAGAGAAAGGGATCAAgcatccccattctcccctttATATAGACTCCATTGAAGCTTTGTTGTTATTGCCACCCGAAGAAGATGAACAGCCTGTTGGTTATCCAATatatatttttgccctttcccTTAATCCCGGGAGGGAGAAGGAGGAAAACCGGTAAGTGAAGCTTGTAGGTGGGAGACGTTTCCTGTATGtttgcgtgtgtgtgtgtgttggaAAGAGGAAACCGAtgatgttttcttgattttctctgTTTCCGATATGGATCTGCAGGATATAATGTTTTGTTTACTTGAACTACATGAATATCTTATGGGTGCGTTGTTTGGTGCGGCAGTGTGTTGCGTGATTATCAGATGATATGCTGGtggattttagattttttttttttcaaacagtacaaatcttaacacattaaggacagtGAAAAACTTCAAGTATGGAAGCACCAAAAATAAGGCATTCTTTACCTTGGACGCTACTTTACCAAATACTAACCTTTGAGTTACCAAAAGTgatgtatttatttttgaaaaattggattttatttacaaatttatgacatttgagttatgttgttcacaaaaaaagttatgcctgTAAACATAGCAAACTAGCGACATGCGATAAAAACAAGATATCTTGTACTCGGTCCACAATGATTTTATTAACCCTGGTAATGCTCAGCTATATTGAGTATATCAAGTTATAAAACAGTCCGTGTTGAAccatttcaaatctttaaaagttCCAATGTATTGTTTTCTACCGGCAAAAGTCTATATTCATCTTTGaacaaggttgccagaattttttcagcaagtatCCGGGCAAGAAAAATACGAgctattttatattaaaatcttgCCAAACCCGGGCATTTGATTCTTTAATTGTCGATCAAAAATCTTGTCATATTTGGTGAACCCAGGAATTATTTATCACtgatatcatcaaaatttatcagcagattttagatcgtattttaggcttccataaaagctttcaaaattttttttaaacttgctaaAATACCTTGTTTTGGATGCACAAATGAAATACATAagttacaacacaatttgttttttttttgtttgatttggcaaataaggtGAGCAAACCCGTAAAAAAGCAGGAAATCGGGAAAGCTTACCTTAGAATATTTTAAACTGACAGAAGTTTTTATCCACTGTAACAGAAATCTTTGTCCGTTTCTATTACACTAgctcacaaaattgaaaaaaaaatcgtgaactttattCACCGacctttattttaaatgtgaaattaggcactgaatccgaaaatcaaattaaaaaaaacttatttgaacagtttttgagttatgatccaaatatgaaattttggaaaaattataaaaagtacttgtccttagattgaaatatcggtaagctaataaataattttgactggGAGCGAGTGAAATGAGccatttttaattctttctaTATATTATGATTCGTATACTgcggtttgttaaattattaaaaaatgcaaaaaatactgCTATGGTAAAATAACCGTAACTTTTTCAgttgtcaaccgattttgataaataagcttttaaaatctttgttttgatttcactTTCAAGGACCAtagaaaatctttttaattaaatgttaccatcgagtttAAAACTATTgctgaaactaaattttttttttaaaatgcgtttacttgtctatcataaagtcactaatatcaacaatactattGATGATGCGCAAAAAatagtgttcagatgatcgatagcaaatttgttCACCTTTGATATGCTGAAAAAATAGATTACTTGTTAGATTACTtgaaattactgttatgcagtccgagatatttcaatctatgtacaagtacttttttaatttttccaaaatttgattataGGAGCATAACTTAAacactgttctactgagatttttttaagttcattttcggattcaaaaatgctgtaaactagtgttattcgTAACTAGCAGAAGTTTCAATCAGTTGTACTTCAAGTCatcaaataactcaaaaaaatctcacacattctttttcaaaaaccaaataaacTTTGAACAACTTATGGGACACTAATTTGTGCCTTTTCAGCCGCAGGATTGACCAGGCAAATTAAAATCTGTCTTTTCGATGAGATAATTACTTTACAATCTGTAGTTTTGAATATTCAATGAAATGTTGATGTTTGGAAACTTGCAAGTCTTGACTTGAGTCTTGAAAAATGGATTTTGCCAAGAACAACAAGCGTATAAATTATTCTTTGCATCTTGGACCTGTACAAGTGAATAAAAGTAACAATGGAAAATTGGATTCAAACATaaattgtaagatttttttaaaaatatataaaactttaaatcgtttttttgtaaatggAAGCGGTGGTATTCTAGAGGTTAAAAGACACCACGTGAGTAACTTGATACTATAGTTTTGAACAATGCTTAATGGGGAAAAAGTATATATACCACGAAGAAATTTAATATCTTCTCTTCTTCACGAaataaatctatgaaaatagaCTTTGCTTCAGTGAAATCATCCGAAAATTGGATTCAACATAGTTTCAGAGGGTACGagcttacaaacggaaaaaagtGCCTTTtaattagagtgtccatttcccggccattttagcgttcccgagAATCgagaaatctgacgatccttttcctgggaattcccgggatcccgggaaaaattgaaaatgaagatttaaaCATGAAGATCTTAAACCTCTACTGCGTACGAATTTTTATCAATGtggaatttttaagtttgaggtagtacctagtattgcaaaacatttcatacttttttaatgcctaataaaaatcaataaccaAAGGCCAAAAACaaagtactttaaccgacaaactggtctgattctagctgcaaaaatttaaaataatcgagAAAGTTTTCTCAGTATCGATAGAAGCTAGTAAGCTAGACTTCatgttattcatcaaatatcgtaaattttcagataactattcatttattttacaatatgtcatttctttgctgatAATTTTGCTGTTGTAAACAGTATCCTAAACGGAAGTTCTTAATGAtgagtatttaaaaatgaaacattcagattctttctgtagcgtttcattattggaattgtttggttttatagaacctttgtagtttttcacttttactctaagttttcaattggaaaaaaaaatttttcattaaattcaatatatttACCAGATTTAGGAAAATAATTTAGGACTAAGCCATCAAGGTAGAATCATTGATCACATTGACAttacacttagaacaaaaattcgaccatttctgactacttttttttcttgtcggTGTCGGTGTTGCGAACCTgcaatatttgacaaaaatatgcccGGTAGAAAAAATGCACCTGTTTAGCcagattttatcgtagaaattgccttttttttaatttggatgtCGATTTcaaactgggatagcatttcctCAAaagatcgatgcgcactctggaatcgatattgcgaactgttggaaaaattatccactaaacgaaatcgagtgtccagtcagtatagtcagtggtagaactatcattttccttgctcaatctgaAACTATTTCccaatttagatcgtgtaaatttgtaGTAATTAAGCACATTTTAATGGctccgggaattcccgggattttttaggcgtttcccgggattcaggAATTcccgaaattttcaaattcccgggaattcccgaccagGAAATCTCGAGAAATTTTTTGAGGAATCCAATGGAGGCTGTTTGAgctaccgcacgcttcggaaaatggatttatggctgtttttaccctcaatttccctatagcagcgcaaaatagaaaaaaaaaaataacagataggctgaattttttttttcaatcatctttGAAAAGAATGCGATAATGATGAATCTTAGTACTGTGCAACATCTGTTGTTgtaaaatagtttaaataattatttagttGGAGGGTTggaaaattcgacttttttcGTTTGAAggatataaaattgaatatttattttgtttaatttctttgtaTACATAAATCTGAGTATAGCAACTGACCCAAACTCCATTCTATAagaatactagcagacccggtaaacttcgtcttaccgtgttaaacttggcgttcattttcaatttttttcctcgctgattaatttaaaaaaaacataaaatatggaATTGTTAATCCTTTCGCTTTTATGAACatgtgctagtttttttttaacatttccttcctttccgtttactcgaaatgtcccgcttaattctatcgaaataaaaccttatcattttaattcaattctacggttctttatttaaatcatcaaaaaataaccttcaataaattttacatgcatcttacatgaatactttttatATACTTTGTCAAATGACCAGGTATCAGGTTTCCGTtacaaattctatttttttcagcactggACGTAATCGTCCAACTTGGCATGCCTCGTGCTTAGAAATtccactttttgtaacttgttccatgAATAAATgcatgttgataatatgtatgtttcatttattgtataacAATTAGTTGATTTATTCTGCTTTGTTCAAGTTCACATTAAGGttttaatagaaataaaatgtttttcatttttttatggaaatagaattttgacaatcgggacaatttttggagtatttggcTAATATTTTGCCTAAAGCAGCGCTTCCAGCTCCCAGTTAGATTTGGATTgtatattttttagagctgaagaaattaaaaacattagaggagattttttattaaccgttttcaaacagttttttgttCACCATACCCACCCTtagaagcagtttgaattaatatccatattttcactaaaattatgttcaaaaaaattccaCCACATTCCATACTTATAACCATGACACATTCAACTTGAAGTGttccaaacagcacttgtcatggcatgaAATCTGGCGATTTTGTATACTGCAAATCACTATTTTATATTGATTAAAGTAAAtgatgttctgatttcaaaat
This sequence is a window from Uranotaenia lowii strain MFRU-FL chromosome 3, ASM2978415v1, whole genome shotgun sequence. Protein-coding genes within it:
- the LOC129755405 gene encoding connectin-like, which encodes MNPSTIARQIYRHIALVVLLLCLITSPTESRYREKEPKKVKSPQQNLLQTSGIQAASPLMNLCSGDREMKLVCHCSPDDTHVKAQKANCWIFSKDLPRKDPNWLAFQTQNTLEQLKITVQKIGNLTYIPSDVIMTLKNLKQLTIEYGMIPDLLNYAFGNLTELRNITLHKNQIRIVHPFAFANHPFLEEINVERNEIIELDKEALVNLPQLKRLNLDFNNLTMLRDDVFLYLTSLDELKLESNQISRLTREIFKGLGNLRFLKMTSNTIDFIGDTVFAELWSLQELDLDGNRIEKLSARAFDGLNNLRRLNLENNRLTRLERGIFTGVPAVLSLNLNSNQLETITYNNFLPLMDNLVNSTAVIHLKDNKLVCDCRLLWLFDLKNATKNDELRSTLQQIECTYDLKDNRSPVPISVQHQLNDYSRPHDILGYDDSNDYEDPQHHFTGHRSSGRPQSPPGGTNGYQIADHYDRSASLGMIGGGGGGQKLSKSPTVTTGGKQLVMLMKLRKQDILPCAKEMDEPTELPLSRESIGIDMGWRSSASANSGFSNASTSLHRSVSSLVLLVLISVLGLWC